Proteins from one Ahaetulla prasina isolate Xishuangbanna chromosome 2, ASM2864084v1, whole genome shotgun sequence genomic window:
- the ISCA1 gene encoding iron-sulfur cluster assembly 1 homolog, mitochondrial — protein MASSMVRATVRAVSKRKIQATRAALTLTPSAVNKIKQLLKDKPDHVGVKVGVRTRGCNGLSYTLEYTKSKGDSDEEVVQDGVRVFIEKKAQLTLLGTEMDYIEDKLSSEFVFNNPNIKGTCGCGESFNI, from the exons ATGGCTTCCTCCATGGTCCGAGCCACCGTCCGGGCTGTGAGCAAGAGGAAGATTCAAGCCACCCGAGCAGCCCTCACGCTG ACCCCATCTGCGGTGAATAAGATAAAACAACTGCTAAAAGACAAACCTGACCAT gtaGGAGTTAAAGTAGGTGTGCGCACAAGAGGTTGTAATGGCCTTTCCTATACACTAGAATATACAAAATCAAAAGGAGATTCTGATGAAGAGGTAGTACAAGATG gtgtCAGAGTGTTTATTGAAAAAAAAGCCCAACTTACACTTTTAGGAACTGAAATGGACTACATAGAAGACAAACTGTCCAGTGAATTTGTTTTCAATAACCCAAACATCAAAGGAACGTGCGGTTGTGGAGAAAGCTTCAATATTTAA